One part of the Pecten maximus chromosome 1, xPecMax1.1, whole genome shotgun sequence genome encodes these proteins:
- the LOC117328718 gene encoding uncharacterized protein LOC117328718, with product MEIQSVKTTLMELLHRLTSAENDITNMKQIVETLVEKLQEYKSDETLRDVKGRIRSIDSGLGRSVDSNMMTGNTRSRDSDLGMSVNSTIMVAGTVPTDNGLGRSVDSPIMVAGSGPTDNDLERSVDSTIMVAGTGPTDNDLERSVDSTIMVAGTGPTDNDLERSVDSTIMVAGSGPKDNDLERSVDSTIMVAGTVPTDNDLERSVDSPIMVAGTGPTDNDLESSMNPTMRLRRDCQIDVITSSLDDIYALPGFIRPTRGGNSRQRQMVADLEAEFERRRSGTEHVDVTSRKESDEESSI from the exons atggagATTCAGTCAGTTAAGACAACGTTAATGGAGTTGTTGCATCGCTTAACATCGGCGGAAAATGATATAACCAACATGAAACAAATTGTAGAAACATTAGTTGAGAAGCTTCAAGAATACAAAAGTGACGAGACTTTACGAGATGTTAAAGGAC GCATCAGATCAATTGATAGTGGTCTGGGAAGGTCCGTGGACTCAAACATGATGACTGGAAACACCAGATCGAGAGATAGTGACCTGGGAATGTCCGTGAACTCAACTATAATGGTTGCGGGCACCGTGCCGACAGATAATGGCTTAGGAAGGTCTGTGGACTCACCTATAATGGTTGCGGGCTCAGGACCGACAGATAATGACTTAGAAAGGTCTGTGGACTCAACTATAATGGTTGCGGGCACCGGACCGACAGATAATGACTTAGAAAGGTCTGTGGACTCAACTATAATGGTTGCGGGCACCGGACCGACAGATAATGACTTAGAAAGGTCTGTGGACTCAACTATAATGGTTGCGGGCTCAGGACCGAAAGATAATGACTTAGAAAGGTCTGTGGACTCAACTATAATGGTTGCGGGCACCGTGCCGACAGATAATGACTTAGAAAGGTCTGTGGACTCACCTATAATGGTTGCGGGCACCGGACCGACAGACAATGACTTAGAAAGTTCTATGAACCCAACTATGAGACTGAGAAGAGATTGTCAAATTGACGTGATTACGTCATCCTTGGATGACATTTACGCATTGCCGGGGTTCATACGTCCaacgaggggaggtaactctagaCAACGCCAGATGGTGGCTGATCTCGAAGCAGAGTTTGAGAGACGACGTTCCGGCACGGAGCATGTCGACGTTACTAGTAGAAAGGAATCTGATGAAGAGAGcagtatataa